In the Kitasatospora terrestris genome, one interval contains:
- a CDS encoding Fur family transcriptional regulator, whose product MTTAGPSPRARSTRQRTAVSAVLDEIEDFRSAQELHDMLKHRGDSVGLTTVYRTLQSLADAGEVDVVRTAGGEAVYRRCSSGHHHHLVCRQCGATVEVEGPAVERWANAVAAEHGFTDIAHTLEIFGTCAECARNQG is encoded by the coding sequence GTGACCACCGCAGGCCCGTCGCCACGCGCGCGTTCGACTCGGCAGCGCACCGCCGTCTCGGCGGTCCTGGACGAGATCGAGGACTTCCGCAGCGCGCAGGAACTGCACGACATGCTCAAGCACCGGGGCGACTCGGTCGGTCTCACCACGGTCTACCGGACCCTGCAGTCGCTCGCCGACGCCGGTGAGGTGGACGTGGTCCGCACCGCCGGCGGCGAGGCCGTGTACCGGCGCTGCAGCAGCGGTCACCACCACCACCTGGTCTGCCGGCAGTGCGGCGCGACCGTCGAGGTCGAGGGCCCGGCGGTCGAGCGCTGGGCGAACGCGGTGGCCGCCGAGCACGGCTTCACCGACATCGCCCACACCTTGGAGATCTTCGGCACCTGCGCGGAGTGCGCCAGGAACCAGGGCTGA
- a CDS encoding isoprenyl transferase: MAARRLFGSKKRDYQTPEPHPSGARPPKIPGELVPNHVAVVMDGNGRWAKERGLPRTEGHKIGESVVLDVLKGCLEIGVKNLSLYAFSTENWKRSPDEVKFLMNFNRDVIRRRRDEMDALGIRIRWVGRMPKMWKSVVQELQIAQEQTKGNDAMTLYFCVNYGGRAEIADAAQAIAREVAAGRLDPSKVNEKTFAKYLYYPDMPDVDLFLRPSGEQRTSNFLAWQSAYAEFVFQDVLWPDFDRRNLWQACEQYARRDRRFGGAIPNEAAGNPDLPAQR; the protein is encoded by the coding sequence ATGGCAGCGCGACGGCTGTTCGGCAGCAAGAAGCGGGACTACCAGACCCCGGAGCCGCACCCGAGCGGCGCCCGGCCGCCGAAGATCCCCGGTGAGCTGGTCCCGAACCACGTCGCGGTAGTCATGGACGGCAACGGCCGCTGGGCCAAGGAGCGCGGCCTGCCCCGCACCGAGGGCCACAAGATCGGCGAGTCGGTCGTCCTCGACGTGCTCAAGGGCTGCCTGGAGATCGGCGTCAAGAACCTCTCGCTGTACGCCTTCTCCACCGAGAACTGGAAGCGGTCGCCCGATGAGGTGAAGTTCCTGATGAACTTCAACCGGGACGTGATCCGCCGCCGCCGCGACGAGATGGACGCCCTCGGCATCCGGATCCGCTGGGTCGGCCGGATGCCGAAGATGTGGAAGAGCGTCGTCCAGGAGCTCCAGATCGCCCAGGAGCAGACCAAGGGCAACGACGCCATGACGCTGTACTTCTGCGTCAACTACGGCGGCCGGGCCGAGATCGCGGACGCCGCCCAGGCCATCGCCCGCGAGGTCGCCGCCGGCCGGCTCGACCCGTCCAAGGTCAACGAGAAGACCTTCGCCAAGTACCTGTACTACCCCGACATGCCGGACGTGGACCTGTTCCTGCGCCCCAGCGGCGAGCAGCGCACCTCCAACTTCCTCGCCTGGCAGTCCGCGTACGCCGAGTTCGTGTTCCAGGACGTGCTCTGGCCGGACTTCGACCGCCGCAACCTCTGGCAGGCCTGCGAGCAGTACGCGCGCCGCGACCGCCGTTTCGGCGGCGCCATCCCCAACGAAGCCGCGGGCAACCCGGACCTGCCGGCGCAGCGCTGA
- the recO gene encoding DNA repair protein RecO, protein MSLFRDDGIVLRTQKLGEADRIITLLTRQHGKVRAVARGVRRTKSKFGARLEPFCHVDVQFFSRGTDLVGRTLPLCTQVETIAPYGARIVTDYARYTAGTAMLETAERFAENEGQPAVQQYLLLVGGLRTLAGEQHEPHLVMDAFLLRSLAVNGYGASFTDCAKCGLPGPNRFFSLQAGGVLCGDCRVPGSAVPSPETLVLLGALLSGDWQTADACEPRYWREGSGLVAAYLQWHLERGIRSMRYVEK, encoded by the coding sequence ATGAGTCTCTTCCGCGACGACGGCATCGTGCTGCGCACCCAGAAGCTCGGCGAGGCCGACCGCATCATCACGCTGCTGACCCGTCAGCACGGCAAGGTCCGCGCGGTGGCCCGCGGCGTGCGCCGCACCAAGTCCAAGTTCGGCGCCCGGCTGGAGCCGTTCTGCCACGTCGACGTCCAGTTCTTCAGCCGCGGCACCGACCTGGTCGGCCGGACCCTGCCGCTGTGCACCCAGGTCGAGACCATCGCCCCCTACGGTGCCCGGATCGTCACCGACTACGCCCGGTACACGGCCGGCACCGCGATGCTGGAGACCGCCGAGCGCTTCGCCGAGAACGAGGGCCAGCCCGCCGTCCAGCAGTACCTGCTGCTGGTCGGCGGCCTGCGCACGCTCGCCGGCGAGCAGCACGAGCCGCACCTGGTGATGGACGCCTTCCTGCTGCGCTCCCTCGCGGTCAACGGCTACGGCGCCAGCTTCACCGACTGCGCGAAATGCGGACTGCCCGGCCCCAACCGCTTCTTCTCGCTGCAGGCCGGCGGGGTCCTGTGCGGGGACTGCCGGGTGCCGGGCAGTGCCGTACCCTCCCCTGAGACACTGGTACTGCTCGGCGCGCTGCTGTCGGGGGACTGGCAGACGGCCGACGCCTGCGAACCCCGGTACTGGCGCGAGGGCAGCGGGTTGGTGGCCGCCTATCTGCAGTGGCACCTTGAGCGGGGTATCCGCTCGATGAGATACGTGGAGAAGTGA
- a CDS encoding TerB family tellurite resistance protein yields MLGTPVLPLGPVIGSVQCTSCHGRYGTDALEQLTSLRLAAMLRDAQYTIALAALAAGGTAGRAGRDAACTVIREAGFEDCGEAQVLAALAALSGHGGGDPIDVAAEGSGLAVELHAALEPLAPHLALQGRARLLTQGAWVALADGRYLPQERAALGVVGRCLKLSTAQVDALLEAATSASH; encoded by the coding sequence TTGCTCGGCACCCCGGTCCTCCCGCTCGGCCCGGTGATCGGCAGCGTGCAGTGCACCTCCTGCCACGGCCGCTACGGCACCGACGCGCTCGAGCAGCTCACCTCGCTGCGGCTGGCCGCCATGCTCCGGGACGCGCAGTACACCATCGCGCTGGCCGCGCTCGCCGCCGGCGGCACCGCCGGCCGGGCCGGCCGGGACGCCGCCTGCACCGTGATCCGCGAGGCCGGCTTCGAGGACTGCGGCGAGGCCCAGGTGCTCGCCGCGCTCGCCGCGCTCTCCGGCCACGGCGGGGGAGACCCGATCGACGTCGCCGCCGAGGGCAGCGGCCTCGCCGTCGAACTGCACGCCGCCCTCGAGCCGCTCGCCCCGCACCTGGCCCTCCAGGGCCGGGCCCGACTGCTCACCCAGGGCGCCTGGGTGGCCCTCGCCGACGGCCGGTACCTGCCGCAGGAGCGCGCCGCGCTCGGTGTCGTCGGCCGCTGCCTCAAACTCTCCACCGCCCAGGTCGACGCGCTCCTCGAAGCAGCCACCAGCGCGTCGCACTGA
- the leuA gene encoding 2-isopropylmalate synthase, with protein MTEQSSVARAFIDRPTPITASSVLQKPSGMPFHRYVPFGTVDLPDRTWPSKVITQAPRWLSTDLRDGNQALIDPMSPARKRKMFDLLVRLGYKEIEVGFPSSGATDFNFVRSLIEENAIPDDVTISVLTQAREDLIEKTVESLKGAKRATVHLYNATSPLFRRVVFKGSRDDIKAIAVDGTRLVMEYAEKILGDETVFGYEYSPEIFIDTELDFALEVCEAVMDVWQPCEGREIILNLPTTVERSTPNVYADKIEWMSRNLSRREFVCLSTHPHNDRGTGVASAELAMMAGADRVEGCLFGQGERTGNLDLVNVGMNLFSQGVDPMIDFSDIDEIRRTAEYCNQMPVPERHPYAGDLVYTSFSGSHQDAIKKGFDALAADAEAAGVPVEDFTWGVPYLPIDPKDVGRSYEAVIRVNSQSGKGGIAYVLKNDHKLDLPRRMQIEFSKIIQAKTDAEGGEVTPGDIWAVFQDEYLPTPDNAWGRISLSGSRSLTTEDGRDALSTEAVVDGRPVTLTGTGNGPVSAFVNALGTIGVDVRVLDYAEHALSEGGDAQAAAYVECAVEGKVLWGVGIDSNTVLASLKALVSAVNRAQRG; from the coding sequence ATGACCGAGCAGTCGTCCGTCGCCCGCGCGTTCATCGACCGTCCCACCCCGATCACCGCCTCCTCCGTGCTGCAGAAGCCGTCGGGGATGCCGTTCCACCGGTACGTACCCTTCGGCACCGTCGACCTGCCGGACCGCACCTGGCCGTCGAAGGTCATCACCCAGGCCCCGCGCTGGCTGTCCACCGACCTGCGGGACGGCAACCAGGCGCTGATCGACCCGATGTCGCCGGCCCGCAAGCGCAAGATGTTCGACCTGCTGGTGCGCCTGGGCTACAAGGAGATCGAGGTCGGCTTCCCGTCCTCCGGCGCGACCGACTTCAACTTCGTGCGTTCCCTGATCGAGGAGAACGCGATCCCGGACGACGTCACCATCTCGGTGCTGACCCAGGCCCGCGAGGACCTGATCGAGAAGACCGTGGAGTCGCTGAAGGGCGCGAAGCGGGCGACCGTCCACCTGTACAACGCGACTTCGCCGCTGTTCCGCCGGGTGGTCTTCAAGGGCTCCAGGGACGACATCAAGGCGATCGCGGTGGACGGCACCCGCCTGGTGATGGAGTACGCGGAGAAGATCCTGGGCGACGAGACGGTCTTCGGCTACGAGTACTCGCCGGAGATCTTCATCGACACCGAGCTGGACTTCGCGCTGGAGGTCTGCGAGGCGGTGATGGATGTCTGGCAGCCGTGCGAGGGCCGCGAGATCATCCTGAACCTGCCGACCACGGTCGAGCGCTCCACCCCGAACGTCTACGCCGACAAGATCGAGTGGATGTCGCGGAACCTGTCCCGCCGCGAGTTCGTCTGCCTGTCCACCCACCCGCACAACGACCGCGGCACCGGCGTGGCCTCGGCCGAGCTGGCGATGATGGCCGGCGCCGACCGGGTCGAGGGCTGCCTGTTCGGCCAGGGCGAGCGGACCGGCAACCTGGACCTGGTCAACGTCGGGATGAACCTGTTCTCGCAGGGCGTCGACCCGATGATCGACTTCTCGGACATCGACGAGATCCGCCGCACCGCCGAGTACTGCAACCAGATGCCGGTGCCCGAGCGCCACCCCTACGCCGGCGACCTGGTGTACACCTCCTTCTCCGGCTCCCACCAGGACGCCATCAAGAAGGGCTTCGACGCGCTGGCCGCCGACGCCGAGGCGGCGGGCGTCCCGGTCGAGGACTTCACCTGGGGCGTGCCGTACCTGCCGATCGACCCCAAGGACGTCGGCCGCAGCTACGAGGCGGTCATCCGGGTCAACAGCCAGTCCGGCAAGGGCGGCATCGCGTACGTCCTGAAGAACGACCACAAGCTGGACCTGCCGCGCCGGATGCAGATCGAGTTCTCGAAGATCATCCAGGCCAAGACCGACGCCGAGGGCGGCGAGGTCACCCCGGGCGACATCTGGGCCGTCTTCCAGGACGAGTACCTGCCCACCCCCGACAACGCCTGGGGCCGGATCTCGCTGAGCGGCTCGCGCAGCCTGACCACCGAGGACGGCCGCGACGCGCTGTCCACCGAGGCGGTCGTCGACGGGCGGCCGGTCACCCTGACCGGCACCGGCAACGGCCCGGTCTCCGCCTTCGTCAACGCGCTGGGCACCATCGGCGTCGACGTGCGGGTGCTGGACTACGCCGAGCACGCGCTGAGCGAGGGCGGCGACGCCCAGGCCGCCGCGTACGTCGAGTGCGCGGTCGAGGGCAAGGTGCTGTGGGGCGTCGGCATCGACTCCAACACCGTGCTGGCCTCGCTGAAGGCACTGGTCAGCGCCGTCAACCGGGCGCAGCGCGGCTGA